The following coding sequences are from one Kosakonia sp. H02 window:
- a CDS encoding sugar phosphatase, producing the protein MPEEVDVQCKGFLFDLDGTLVNSLPAVERAWCNWADRFGIAHDEVLNFIHGKQAITSLRHFMAGATDEQIAAEFTRLEEIEASDTGGITPLPGAIELLRHLDESGIPWAIVTSGSVPVAHARHRATGLPTPEVFITAEQVKHGKPEPDAYLLGAQQLGLPPQECVVVEDAAAGVLSGLAAGCHVIAVNVPADTPRLDEVDFSLKSLEAIDITKQPDGTVLVNLKG; encoded by the coding sequence ATGCCTGAGGAGGTGGATGTGCAGTGCAAAGGATTTCTGTTTGATCTGGATGGAACCCTGGTAAACTCGCTGCCCGCCGTTGAGCGCGCATGGTGTAACTGGGCCGATCGTTTCGGTATCGCGCATGACGAGGTGCTGAATTTTATCCACGGCAAACAGGCTATTACCTCGCTGCGCCACTTTATGGCGGGAGCAACGGACGAGCAAATCGCGGCGGAATTCACCCGTCTGGAAGAGATTGAAGCATCGGACACTGGCGGCATTACCCCATTGCCTGGCGCTATCGAACTGCTCCGGCATCTTGATGAATCCGGCATTCCATGGGCAATTGTTACCTCTGGCTCGGTGCCGGTTGCTCATGCGCGCCATCGCGCGACGGGGCTGCCGACGCCGGAGGTGTTTATCACTGCCGAACAGGTTAAGCACGGCAAACCGGAACCGGACGCTTACCTCCTTGGCGCACAGCAATTAGGTTTGCCCCCGCAGGAATGCGTGGTGGTGGAAGATGCCGCCGCAGGCGTGCTGTCCGGCCTGGCTGCCGGTTGCCATGTGATTGCGGTGAATGTTCCGGCGGATACGCCCCGGCTTGATGAAGTGGACTTCTCGCTGAAAAGCCTTGAGGCGATAGACATCACAAAACAGCCCGACGGTACGGTACTGGTTAACCTGAAAGGCTGA
- a CDS encoding YfbU family protein gives MEMTNAQRLILSNQYKMMTMMDPANAERYRRLQTIVERGYGLQMRELDREFGELTEETCRTVIDIMEMYHALHVSWTNLKDSSTIDERRVTFLGFDAATEARYLGYVRFMVNIEGRYTHFDAGTHGFNAQTPMWEKYQRMLSVWHACPRQYHLSSNEINQIINA, from the coding sequence ATGGAAATGACCAATGCCCAACGTCTGATCTTATCCAACCAATATAAAATGATGACCATGATGGACCCGGCGAATGCGGAACGTTATCGCCGTTTGCAAACCATTGTTGAGCGTGGATATGGCCTGCAAATGCGTGAGCTGGATCGTGAATTTGGCGAGCTGACAGAAGAAACCTGTCGCACTGTTATCGATATCATGGAGATGTACCACGCACTCCATGTCTCCTGGACCAATCTGAAAGACAGCAGCACCATTGATGAACGCCGCGTTACGTTTCTCGGCTTTGACGCCGCCACCGAAGCCCGCTATCTCGGTTATGTCCGCTTTATGGTCAATATTGAAGGCCGTTATACCCATTTTGATGCCGGCACGCACGGCTTCAATGCGCAAACCCCAATGTGGGAAAAATATCAGCGTATGCTGAGCGTCTGGCACGCGTGCCCACGCCAGTATCACCTGAGCAGCAACGAAATTAATCAAATTATTAATGCCTGA
- the yfbV gene encoding terminus macrodomain insulation protein YfbV, whose amino-acid sequence MSTPENRPVNFFSLFRRGQHYAKTWPMEKRLAPMFVENRVIRAMRYAIRFMPPLAVFTLCWQIALGGQLGPAVATAMFALSLPMQGLWWLGKRSITPLPPSILHWFYEVRGKLQEAGQALAPVEGKPDYQALADTLKRAFKQLDKTFLDDL is encoded by the coding sequence ATGTCTACTCCTGAAAATAGACCCGTCAATTTTTTCAGTTTGTTTCGCCGGGGTCAGCATTATGCAAAGACCTGGCCTATGGAAAAACGCCTCGCTCCAATGTTTGTTGAAAACCGCGTGATTCGCGCCATGCGTTACGCCATTCGCTTTATGCCGCCGCTGGCGGTGTTTACGCTCTGCTGGCAAATTGCGCTGGGTGGTCAGCTTGGTCCCGCCGTCGCGACTGCGATGTTTGCCTTAAGTTTGCCGATGCAGGGGCTGTGGTGGTTGGGTAAACGCTCCATCACGCCGCTGCCGCCGTCGATTCTGCACTGGTTTTACGAAGTGCGCGGTAAGTTGCAGGAAGCGGGGCAGGCGCTGGCACCCGTCGAAGGCAAGCCCGATTACCAGGCGCTGGCTGACACGCTTAAGCGCGCGTTTAAGCAACTGGATAAAACCTTTCTTGATGATTTGTGA
- the ackA gene encoding acetate kinase: MSSKLVLVLNCGSSSLKFAIIDAVNGDEYLSGLAECFHLPEARIKWKIDGGKQEAALGAGAAHSEALNFIVNTILAQKPELSAQLTAIGHRIVHGGEKYTSSVVIDESVIQGIKDAASFAPLHNPAHLIGIAEALKSFPSLKEKNVAVFDTAFHTTMPEESYLYALPYKLYKEHGVRRYGAHGTSHFYVTQEAAKVLNKPVEELNIITCHLGNGGSVSAIRNGKCVDTSMGLTPLEGLVMGTRSGDIDPAIIFHLHDTLGMSVEAINKMLTKESGLLGLTEVTSDCRYVEDNYKDKEDAKRAMDVYCHRLAKYIGSYTALMEGRLDAVVFTGGIGENAAMVRELSLGKLGVLGFEVDHERNLAARFGNSGFINKEGTRPAVVIPTNEELVIAQDASCLTA; this comes from the coding sequence ATGTCGAGTAAGTTAGTACTGGTTCTGAACTGCGGTAGCTCCTCACTGAAATTCGCAATCATCGATGCTGTAAATGGTGACGAGTACCTGTCTGGTTTAGCCGAATGTTTCCACCTTCCTGAAGCACGCATCAAATGGAAAATTGATGGCGGTAAACAAGAAGCGGCTTTAGGTGCAGGTGCCGCTCACAGTGAAGCGCTGAACTTTATCGTTAACACTATTCTGGCACAAAAACCAGAACTGTCTGCTCAGCTGACCGCAATCGGACACCGCATCGTACACGGTGGCGAAAAATACACGAGTTCTGTGGTCATCGACGAATCCGTGATCCAGGGCATCAAAGATGCGGCCTCTTTTGCACCGCTGCACAACCCGGCCCACCTGATTGGTATCGCCGAAGCGCTGAAATCCTTCCCGAGCTTGAAAGAGAAGAACGTTGCCGTGTTCGACACCGCGTTCCACACCACCATGCCGGAAGAATCTTATCTCTATGCGCTGCCGTACAAACTGTACAAAGAGCACGGCGTTCGCCGCTACGGCGCACACGGCACCAGCCACTTCTATGTGACTCAGGAAGCGGCAAAAGTGCTGAACAAACCGGTTGAAGAACTGAATATCATCACTTGCCATCTGGGCAATGGTGGTTCTGTTTCCGCTATCCGTAACGGTAAATGTGTTGATACCTCCATGGGTCTGACCCCGCTGGAAGGCCTGGTTATGGGTACCCGTTCTGGTGATATCGACCCGGCTATCATTTTCCATCTGCATGACACCCTGGGCATGAGCGTTGAAGCCATCAACAAAATGCTGACCAAAGAGTCCGGCCTGCTGGGCCTGACCGAAGTCACCAGCGACTGCCGTTATGTAGAAGATAACTACAAAGATAAAGAAGACGCGAAACGCGCGATGGACGTGTACTGCCACCGCCTGGCAAAATATATCGGCTCTTACACTGCGCTGATGGAAGGTCGCCTGGACGCCGTAGTCTTCACCGGTGGTATCGGTGAAAACGCCGCGATGGTACGCGAACTGTCTCTCGGCAAACTGGGCGTTCTGGGCTTTGAAGTTGACCATGAACGTAACCTGGCTGCCCGTTTCGGCAACTCTGGCTTTATCAATAAAGAAGGCACCCGCCCGGCGGTCGTTATCCCGACCAACGAAGAGCTGGTTATTGCACAAGACGCAAGCTGCCTGACTGCCTGA
- the pta gene encoding phosphate acetyltransferase, producing MSRIIMLIPTGTSVGLTSVSLGVIRAMERKGVRLSVFKPIAQPRAGGDAPDQTTTIVRANSGLPAAEPLKMSHVESLLSSNQKDVLMEEIIARYHESSKDAEVVLVEGLVPTRKHQFAQSLNFEIAKTLNAEIVFVMSQGTDTQEQLKERIELTRNSFGGVKNTNITGVIVNKLNAPVDEQGRTRPDLSEIFDDSSKAKVVHIDPTKLQETSSLPVLGAVPWSFDLIATRAIDMARHLNATIVNEGDIKTRRVKSVTFCARSIPHMLEHFRPGSLLVTSADRPDVLVAACLAAMNGVEIGALLLTGGYEMDASVRKLCERAFATGLPVFMVNTNTWQTSLSLQSFNLEVPVDDNERIENVQEYVASYINAQWIDSLTATSERSRRLSPPAFRYQLTELARKAGKRVVLPEGDEPRTVKAAAICAERGIATCILLGNPDEINRVAAAQGVELGTGIEIVDPDVVRESYVARLVELRKSKGMTEAVAREQLEDNVVLGTLMLEQDEVDGLVSGAVHTTANTIRPPLQLIKTAPGSSLVSSVFFMLLPEQVYVYGDCAINPDPTAEQLAEIAIQSADSAIAFGIEPRVAMLSYSTGNSGAGSDVEKVREATRLAQEKRPDLVIDGPLQYDAAVMADVAKSKAPNSPVAGRATVFIFPDLNTGNTTYKAVQRSADLISIGPMLQGMRKPVNDLSRGALVDDIVYTIALTAIQASQQK from the coding sequence GTGTCCCGTATTATTATGCTGATCCCTACCGGAACCAGCGTCGGTCTGACCAGTGTCAGCCTTGGCGTTATCCGCGCTATGGAACGCAAAGGCGTTCGTCTGAGCGTCTTTAAACCGATTGCCCAGCCACGCGCGGGCGGCGATGCGCCAGACCAGACCACCACTATCGTGCGTGCCAACTCCGGTCTGCCAGCGGCTGAACCGCTGAAAATGAGCCACGTTGAATCGCTGCTCTCCAGCAACCAGAAAGACGTGCTGATGGAAGAGATCATCGCGCGCTACCACGAAAGCAGCAAAGACGCTGAAGTGGTGCTGGTTGAAGGCCTGGTGCCGACCCGTAAACACCAGTTCGCCCAGTCTCTGAACTTTGAAATCGCGAAAACGCTGAACGCGGAAATCGTGTTTGTCATGTCTCAGGGCACCGACACGCAGGAACAGCTGAAAGAGCGTATCGAACTGACGCGCAACAGCTTTGGCGGCGTGAAGAACACCAACATCACCGGCGTTATCGTTAACAAACTGAACGCACCGGTTGATGAGCAGGGTCGTACTCGCCCTGATCTGTCTGAAATCTTCGATGATTCGTCTAAAGCGAAAGTCGTTCATATCGACCCGACTAAACTGCAAGAAACCAGCTCGCTGCCCGTGCTGGGCGCTGTGCCGTGGAGCTTCGATCTGATCGCCACGCGCGCCATTGATATGGCTCGCCACCTGAATGCGACCATCGTTAACGAAGGCGACATCAAAACCCGCCGCGTGAAATCCGTGACCTTCTGTGCGCGTAGCATTCCGCATATGCTGGAACACTTCCGCCCGGGTTCACTGCTGGTAACTTCCGCCGATCGTCCTGACGTGCTGGTTGCGGCCTGCCTGGCGGCAATGAACGGCGTGGAAATTGGCGCGCTGCTGCTGACCGGTGGCTACGAAATGGACGCCAGCGTTCGCAAACTGTGTGAGCGCGCCTTCGCCACTGGCCTGCCGGTCTTTATGGTGAACACCAACACCTGGCAGACCTCCCTGAGCCTGCAAAGCTTCAACCTGGAAGTACCGGTTGACGACAACGAACGTATCGAAAACGTTCAGGAATATGTTGCCAGCTACATTAATGCGCAGTGGATTGACTCCCTGACCGCCACGTCCGAACGCAGCCGCCGCCTCTCTCCGCCAGCCTTCCGTTATCAGTTGACTGAACTGGCGCGTAAAGCGGGTAAACGAGTGGTTCTGCCGGAAGGTGACGAGCCGCGTACTGTGAAAGCGGCCGCTATCTGTGCGGAACGTGGTATCGCGACCTGTATCCTGCTGGGTAACCCGGATGAGATCAATCGCGTTGCTGCTGCACAAGGCGTTGAGCTGGGTACGGGCATCGAAATCGTTGATCCGGACGTGGTACGTGAAAGCTACGTTGCTCGCCTGGTTGAGCTGCGTAAGAGCAAGGGCATGACCGAAGCCGTTGCCCGCGAACAGCTGGAAGATAACGTGGTTCTCGGCACGCTGATGCTGGAGCAGGATGAAGTTGACGGTCTGGTTTCCGGTGCCGTTCACACCACTGCGAACACCATTCGTCCGCCGCTGCAACTGATCAAAACCGCACCGGGCAGTTCACTGGTCTCTTCCGTGTTCTTCATGCTGCTGCCGGAACAGGTTTATGTTTACGGTGACTGCGCCATCAACCCGGATCCGACCGCTGAGCAACTGGCTGAAATCGCGATCCAGTCTGCGGATTCCGCTATCGCATTCGGTATCGAACCGCGCGTGGCAATGCTCTCTTACTCCACTGGTAACTCCGGCGCGGGTAGCGATGTAGAAAAAGTGCGTGAAGCGACCCGCCTGGCACAGGAAAAACGTCCTGACCTGGTGATCGACGGTCCGTTGCAGTACGACGCCGCAGTAATGGCTGACGTCGCCAAATCCAAAGCGCCGAACTCTCCGGTTGCAGGTCGCGCTACCGTGTTCATCTTCCCGGATCTGAACACCGGTAACACCACCTACAAAGCGGTACAGCGTTCTGCCGACCTGATCTCCATCGGGCCGATGCTGCAAGGTATGCGTAAGCCGGTTAACGACCTGTCCCGTGGCGCACTGGTTGACGATATCGTCTATACCATCGCGCTGACCGCGATTCAGGCGTCCCAGCAGAAGTAA
- a CDS encoding transketolase family protein: MIKVAEVGGKDSIEMRKVYAGFISEQIEAGSDIIALEADLMSSMAMDGVHKKYPQQVINCGIMEANVIGTAAGLSLTGRKPFVHTFTAFASRRCFDQLFMSLDYQRNNVKVIASDAGVTACHNGGTHMSFEDMGIVRGLAHSVVLEVTDAVMFDDILHQLADLEGFYWVRTIRKQAPTVYQPGSRFTIGKGNVLREGSDITLIANGIMVAEALAAAQQLEREGISAAVIDMFTLKPIDRMLVKNYAEKTGRIVTCENHSIHNGLGSAVAEVLVETCPVPMRRVGVKERYGQVGTQDFLQKEYGLTAHDIVSAARELL; encoded by the coding sequence ATGATTAAGGTTGCCGAGGTGGGTGGAAAAGACAGTATCGAGATGCGCAAAGTCTACGCCGGTTTTATCAGCGAACAGATTGAAGCGGGCAGTGACATCATCGCGTTGGAAGCGGATTTAATGAGTTCGATGGCGATGGATGGCGTGCATAAAAAGTACCCGCAGCAGGTGATCAACTGCGGGATCATGGAGGCGAATGTGATCGGCACCGCGGCGGGTCTGTCGCTGACCGGGCGCAAGCCGTTTGTGCATACCTTTACCGCTTTCGCCAGCCGTCGCTGCTTCGACCAGCTATTTATGTCTCTCGATTACCAGCGCAATAACGTCAAAGTTATCGCCTCCGATGCGGGCGTGACGGCGTGCCACAACGGTGGGACGCATATGTCGTTTGAAGATATGGGGATTGTGCGCGGGCTGGCGCATTCGGTGGTGCTGGAAGTCACCGATGCGGTGATGTTCGACGATATCCTCCATCAACTGGCGGATCTTGAGGGTTTTTACTGGGTGCGCACTATCCGTAAACAAGCGCCGACGGTTTATCAACCCGGCTCGCGCTTTACCATCGGCAAAGGTAACGTGCTGCGCGAGGGCAGTGATATCACCTTAATTGCCAATGGGATTATGGTGGCGGAAGCACTCGCTGCCGCACAGCAACTGGAGCGCGAAGGGATCAGCGCAGCGGTGATCGATATGTTTACCTTAAAGCCCATCGATCGCATGTTAGTGAAAAACTATGCTGAGAAAACCGGGCGTATTGTGACCTGCGAAAATCACAGTATTCATAACGGCCTGGGGTCGGCGGTGGCAGAAGTGCTGGTCGAGACGTGTCCGGTGCCGATGCGACGCGTCGGGGTAAAAGAGCGGTATGGTCAGGTGGGAACGCAGGATTTTCTGCAAAAAGAGTATGGCCTGACGGCACACGATATTGTGTCGGCGGCAAGAGAGCTGCTGTAA
- a CDS encoding transketolase, with translation MSNIDEVKQFARDIRVATLKSLTHLGFGHYGGSMSVVETLAVLYGDIMRIDPADPDWPERDYFVLSKGHAGPALYSTLALKGYFPQEELQTLNINGTRLPSHPDRLKTRGVDATTGSLGQGISIAGGMALGHKLAGRKNRVFCIVGDGELNEGQCWEAFQFIAHHRLNNLTVFVDWNKQQLDGELDEIICAFDLEGKFRAFGFDVCTVKGDDIAGLLEAVKPVPAADARPRLVILDSIKGQGVPYLENLSNSHHLRLTDEMKQALNETIEQLEAAHD, from the coding sequence ATGAGCAATATTGACGAAGTGAAACAATTTGCACGAGACATTCGCGTGGCAACGCTGAAATCACTGACCCATTTAGGCTTTGGTCACTATGGCGGCAGCATGTCGGTGGTTGAAACCCTTGCGGTGCTGTATGGCGACATCATGCGTATTGACCCCGCCGACCCGGACTGGCCGGAGCGCGACTATTTTGTGCTGTCGAAAGGTCATGCTGGCCCGGCGCTCTACAGCACGCTGGCGCTGAAAGGTTACTTCCCGCAGGAGGAGTTGCAGACGCTCAATATCAACGGTACGCGTTTGCCGAGCCACCCGGATCGCCTGAAAACCCGGGGTGTCGATGCCACTACCGGCTCGCTGGGCCAGGGCATTTCTATTGCGGGCGGCATGGCGCTGGGGCACAAGCTGGCGGGCCGGAAGAACCGCGTCTTTTGTATCGTCGGAGACGGTGAGCTGAACGAAGGGCAGTGCTGGGAAGCGTTCCAGTTTATCGCTCATCACCGGCTGAATAATCTCACCGTGTTTGTTGACTGGAACAAGCAGCAACTGGACGGCGAGCTGGACGAAATCATCTGCGCTTTCGATCTGGAAGGGAAATTCCGCGCCTTTGGCTTTGATGTCTGTACCGTGAAAGGGGATGACATTGCCGGGTTGCTGGAAGCCGTCAAACCGGTGCCCGCGGCAGATGCACGGCCAAGATTGGTTATTCTCGACAGTATCAAAGGGCAGGGCGTGCCGTATCTCGAAAATCTGAGTAACTCACACCATCTGCGTCTGACGGACGAGATGAAACAGGCACTTAACGAGACGATTGAACAACTGGAGGCCGCGCATGATTAA